Proteins co-encoded in one Bacteroidota bacterium genomic window:
- a CDS encoding glycosyltransferase — translation MGLKISFFGSSLASFNRNTAAPYYKGIVNALNKNGHKIIFYEQETYRGPAFTDKEKSDWANRVFYQSKKSALLDILSIGSKADLLVKISGEGMFDKELERKVIQIRKQGQRIVFWDVDVKTTLERLQKDPNDQLIKLIPEYDIVFTNGGGQAVIDAYKKLGAKHCIPVYNAVDPETHFPSKPNPVYDCDLSYMGNRLQESEEMIEEFFFKPATLMTEKSFIIGGKGWENKPLRKNIKYAGDMTENFQNVLNSTPLTVLNIGKEESNNTSYSPSSAIFEAAGAGACIITDNLEGINSFFEPGREILLAENGQQVASILDELAPAVAKKIGQAALRKVLAHHTYAHRAKEIEKTLDF, via the coding sequence ATGGGACTTAAAATTTCATTCTTTGGCTCAAGTCTGGCTTCTTTCAATAGGAATACAGCTGCTCCTTATTATAAGGGCATTGTTAATGCCTTAAATAAAAACGGGCATAAAATTATTTTCTATGAACAGGAAACTTATAGAGGACCTGCTTTTACGGATAAAGAGAAATCAGATTGGGCCAATAGGGTTTTCTATCAGTCAAAAAAATCTGCACTTTTGGATATACTATCAATTGGATCAAAAGCTGATTTACTTGTAAAAATAAGCGGAGAGGGCATGTTTGACAAGGAACTTGAAAGAAAGGTAATTCAAATTCGCAAGCAAGGACAGAGAATTGTTTTTTGGGACGTAGATGTTAAAACCACGCTAGAGAGGCTACAAAAAGATCCGAATGATCAACTAATTAAACTAATTCCTGAATACGATATTGTTTTTACAAACGGAGGAGGCCAAGCAGTAATTGATGCATATAAAAAGCTTGGAGCAAAGCATTGTATACCTGTTTACAATGCCGTAGACCCGGAAACTCATTTCCCTTCAAAACCCAATCCTGTTTATGATTGTGACTTGTCATACATGGGAAACAGGTTACAGGAGAGTGAGGAAATGATTGAGGAATTTTTTTTCAAGCCAGCCACGCTTATGACTGAAAAATCTTTTATTATTGGAGGCAAGGGATGGGAAAATAAACCTTTGAGAAAGAATATAAAATATGCAGGAGATATGACAGAAAATTTTCAAAATGTTTTAAATTCCACACCACTTACAGTTTTAAACATCGGCAAAGAAGAAAGCAACAATACTAGTTATTCCCCATCATCAGCAATCTTTGAAGCAGCAGGAGCAGGGGCCTGTATTATAACCGACAATCTAGAGGGAATAAATTCATTTTTTGAACCAGGCAGGGAAATTTTATTGGCAGAGAATGGCCAGCAAGTTGCCTCTATTTTAGACGAATTGGCCCCCGCTGTTGCAAAAAAAATAGGACAAGCCGCATTGAGAAAGGTGTTGGCCCATCATACCTATGCTCACAGGGCAAAGGAGATAGAAAAAACATTGGATTTTTAG